In Oryza sativa Japonica Group chromosome 11, ASM3414082v1, the following are encoded in one genomic region:
- the LOC112936972 gene encoding uncharacterized protein, with the protein MTEIQHSDLGEKASLVAAAAAAGEEHERHTSDLLRRRAIRLRRAELSKLGEDPERDRRDREATLIMLTLLLALAMPILLWLSAGEAPAPLLVWRLSLLLSTYFFLCANVLFVTKSFCAIVVDVYFGALLAYYADHVFGTRIGTVTIYLNSIFTAAFAGYALAERRRSDGTEQSADNVPAFADEEEEEYARAVLISSAAVISITLLFPTAYVSWMILWPYATTDDDGFRVEDVLRDLSYTILAYLFFATTLVTRHLLRGALLGDGRFYVFLVVFSIITVLPLFFAGIFGDIAGIVVIWLGIIALAVLFGYSVSIYSYYTQIQTMRSSQPPSEKADAAKQELDEISGDKLEHSSSPAASTHVHSNPHSSASSSAEGSPSTHH; encoded by the exons ATGACCGAGATCCAGCACTCCGACCTGGGGGAGAAGGCGAGCCtcgtcgcagcggcggcggcggccggggaggagcaCGAGCGCCACACCAgcgacctcctccgccgccgcgccatccgcctccgccgcgccgagctgAGCAAGCTCGGCGAGGACCCGGAGAGGGACCGCAGGGACCGGGAGGCCACGCTGATCATGCTCACACTCCTCCTCGCGCTGGCGATGCCGATCCTCCTCTGGCTCTCCGCCGGcgaggcgccggcgccgctcctcgTGTGGaggctctccctcctcctctccacctaCTTCTTCCTCTGCGCCAACGTCCTCTTCGTCACCAAGAGCTTCTgcgccatcgtcgtcgacgTCTACTTCGGCGCCCTGCTCGCCTACTACGCCGACCACGTCTTCGGCACAAGAATCGGGACGGTCACAATCTACCTCAACTCCATCTTCACCGCGGCCTTCGCCGGCTACGCCCTCGCTGAGCGCCGCCGGAGCGACGGCACCGAGCAATCCGCCGACAACGTCCCCGCcttcgccgacgaggaggaggaggagtacgcACGCGCCGTGCTcatctcgtcggcggcggtgatcTCCATTACTTTGCTTTTTCCTACCGCCTATGTTTCTTGGATGATTTTGTGGCCGTACGCCACCACTGATGATGATGGTTTCCGTGTGGAGGATGTTCTGCGTGATCTTTCTTATACCATCTTGGCTTATCTCTTCTTCGCGACCACTTTGGTCACGCGGCACCTCTTGCGAGGGGCTCTTCTTGGAGATGGGAGATTTTACGTTTTTCTCGTCGTGTTCTCCATCATCACAGTTTTACCTTTGTTTTTCGCTGGTATTTTCGGCGATATTGCTGGGATCGTCGTGATTTGGCTCGGTATTATAGCGCTCGCTGTCTTGTTTGGATATTCCGTCAGCATTTACTCTTACTACACCCAGATTCAGACGATGAGGAG CAGCCAGCCACCGTCTGAGAAGGCGGATGCAGCGAAGCAAGAGCTTGATGAGATCAGCGGGGATAAGCTGGAGCACTCATCTTCCCCAGCAGCATCAACCCACGTTCACAGCAACCCGCATTCATCTGCATCCTCGTCAGCTGAGGGTTCGCCATCAACCCACCACTAG